In Streptomyces sp. NBC_01439, the following are encoded in one genomic region:
- the serS gene encoding serine--tRNA ligase, translating into MIDLRLLREDPDRVRASQRARGEDVELVDALLSADERRRSSGMRFDELRNEQKSLGKLVSKASPEERAELLKKAEQLKQDVKAAEAEQNEADEAAKQLLLQLGNIVHEDVPVGGEEDFTVLETHGTIRDFATEGFEPKDHLELGELLGAIDVERGAKVSGSRFYYLTGVGALLELALVNAAIAQATEAGFIPMLTPALVRPRAMEGTGFLGQAAENVYHLEKDDFYLVGTSEVPLAAYHMDEIIDAEKLPLRYAGFSPCFRREAGTYGKDTRGIFRVHQFDKVEMFSYVAPEDAEAEHQRLLEWEKQWLTSLELPFQVIDVATGDLGASASRKFDCEAWIPTQGKYRELTSASNCDSFQARRLSIRYRDGKKTQPLSTLNGTLCAVPRTIVAILENHQQADGSVRVPQALRPYLGGREVLEPIAK; encoded by the coding sequence GTGATTGACCTCCGGCTGCTCCGTGAAGACCCTGACCGTGTCCGCGCCTCGCAGCGCGCCCGTGGAGAGGACGTCGAACTCGTCGACGCGCTGCTCTCCGCCGACGAGCGCCGCAGGTCCTCCGGCATGCGCTTCGACGAACTGCGCAATGAGCAGAAGTCCCTCGGCAAGCTCGTCTCCAAAGCCTCTCCCGAAGAGCGGGCCGAGCTGCTGAAGAAGGCCGAGCAGCTCAAGCAGGACGTCAAGGCCGCCGAGGCCGAGCAGAACGAGGCCGACGAGGCCGCCAAGCAGCTCCTCCTCCAACTCGGCAACATCGTCCACGAGGACGTCCCGGTCGGCGGCGAAGAGGACTTCACCGTCCTGGAGACGCACGGCACCATCCGCGACTTCGCCACCGAGGGCTTCGAGCCCAAGGACCACCTGGAGCTCGGTGAACTGCTGGGCGCCATCGACGTCGAGCGCGGCGCCAAGGTCTCCGGCTCGCGCTTCTACTACCTGACCGGCGTGGGCGCCCTGCTGGAACTGGCGCTGGTCAACGCGGCCATCGCCCAGGCCACCGAGGCCGGCTTCATCCCGATGCTGACCCCGGCACTGGTCCGCCCGCGCGCCATGGAGGGCACCGGCTTCCTCGGCCAGGCCGCCGAGAACGTGTACCACCTGGAGAAGGACGACTTCTACCTGGTGGGTACCTCCGAGGTCCCCCTCGCCGCGTACCACATGGACGAAATCATCGACGCCGAGAAGCTGCCCCTGCGGTACGCCGGCTTCTCCCCGTGCTTCCGCCGCGAGGCCGGTACGTACGGCAAGGACACCCGCGGCATCTTCCGCGTCCACCAGTTCGACAAGGTCGAGATGTTCTCGTACGTCGCGCCGGAAGACGCCGAGGCCGAGCACCAGCGGCTCCTGGAGTGGGAGAAGCAGTGGCTGACCAGCCTGGAGCTGCCGTTCCAGGTGATCGATGTCGCCACCGGTGACCTGGGCGCCTCCGCCTCGCGCAAGTTCGACTGCGAGGCGTGGATCCCCACCCAGGGCAAGTACCGCGAGCTGACCTCCGCCTCGAACTGCGACAGCTTCCAGGCCCGCCGCCTGTCGATCCGCTACCGCGACGGCAAGAAGACCCAGCCGTTGTCGACGCTGAACGGCACGCTGTGCGCCGTACCGCGCACGATCGTCGCGATCCTCGAGAACCACCAGCAGGCCGACGGTTCGGTACGGGTGCCCCAGGCCCTCCGTCCCTACCTCGGCGGCCGCGAGGTCCTGGAGCCGATCGCCAAGTGA
- the pheA gene encoding prephenate dehydratase encodes MSATRFTYLGPEGTFTEAALRTLPEAATRELVPMVSVPAALDAVRNGEAAAALVPIENSVEGGVTATLDELASGEPLMIYREVLLPITFALLVRPGTALSDVKTVTGHPVAQPQVRNWLRANLPDAVWESAASNADGARLVQEGRFDAAFAGEFAAATYGLVPLVTEIHDAENAETRFVLVGRPARPAAPTGADKTSVVLWLGDDHPGALLELLQEFAVRGVNLMLIQSRPTGQGIGNYCFAVDAEGHISDRRVSEALMGLKRTCPQVRFLGSYPRAGVAQSDVRTPRPGTSDGDFTAASDWLGRCLDGRA; translated from the coding sequence ATGTCAGCCACCCGCTTCACGTATCTCGGTCCCGAGGGCACCTTCACCGAGGCCGCCCTGCGCACCCTGCCGGAAGCCGCGACCCGGGAACTCGTCCCGATGGTGTCGGTCCCGGCCGCCCTGGACGCCGTGCGCAACGGTGAGGCGGCCGCTGCCCTCGTCCCGATCGAGAACTCGGTGGAGGGCGGGGTCACCGCCACCCTCGACGAGCTGGCCTCGGGCGAACCGCTGATGATCTACCGCGAGGTGCTGCTGCCCATCACCTTCGCGCTGCTCGTGCGGCCCGGGACGGCCCTGTCGGACGTCAAGACCGTCACCGGGCATCCGGTCGCCCAGCCGCAGGTACGCAACTGGCTGCGGGCGAACCTGCCCGACGCGGTGTGGGAGTCGGCCGCCTCGAACGCCGACGGCGCCCGGCTGGTCCAGGAGGGCCGCTTCGACGCCGCCTTCGCGGGCGAGTTCGCCGCCGCCACCTACGGGCTGGTCCCGCTGGTGACCGAGATCCACGATGCGGAGAACGCCGAGACCCGGTTCGTGCTGGTGGGACGCCCCGCCCGACCGGCCGCGCCGACCGGCGCGGACAAGACCTCCGTCGTGCTGTGGCTCGGCGACGACCACCCCGGTGCGCTGCTGGAGCTCCTCCAGGAGTTCGCGGTCCGGGGGGTGAACCTGATGCTGATCCAGTCCCGTCCGACCGGACAGGGCATCGGCAACTACTGCTTCGCCGTCGACGCCGAGGGCCACATCTCCGACCGGCGGGTCAGCGAGGCGCTCATGGGCCTCAAGCGGACCTGCCCCCAGGTCCGCTTCCTCGGGTCTTACCCGCGGGCCGGTGTTGCTCAGAGTGATGTCCGGACTCCTCGGCCCGGGACTTCCGACGGTGACTTCACGGCTGCCTCCGACTGGCTGGGGCGTTGCCTCGACGGGCGGGCGTAG
- the efeB gene encoding iron uptake transporter deferrochelatase/peroxidase subunit: MAHRRDRPYLRHRPDHRPEDREDRLTSVTESNPDIEISRRRLLGTVGAAGAVGIALGATGGALAQSALDGSGSGSAPGAAGSLASLGATQVAFHGDHQAGITTPLQAKGHLIAFDLTAGAGRAEAAALLRRWSDTARRLMAGEPASSSDSGIALDAGPSSLTVTFGFGHSFFERTGLTARRPAALDPLPDFSSDRLDAQLSNGDLWIQIGANDGLVAFHALRALHKDAGEAARVRWQMNGFNRSPGATSSPMTARNLMGQIDGTGNPKPAEPDFDKRIFVPGSGPGPAEHAWMAGGSYAVVRRIRMLLDDWDKQSLAQQEQVIGRTKATGAPLTGGSETTEMALDKLGADGKPVIPANAHARISAPEQNGGAAMLRRPFSFYDGIGPDGAPDAGLLFVCWQADPLRGFVPVQRKLDRGDALSTFIRHESSGLYAVPPGPRSGEYVGQRLLEG, from the coding sequence ATGGCGCATCGACGTGACCGTCCGTACCTCCGACATCGACCAGACCACCGTCCAGAAGACCGTGAAGATCGGCTGACCAGCGTGACCGAGAGCAACCCCGACATCGAGATCTCCCGGCGCAGGCTGCTGGGTACCGTCGGCGCCGCAGGCGCCGTCGGGATCGCCCTCGGAGCCACCGGCGGCGCCCTGGCGCAGTCCGCTCTGGACGGCTCCGGGAGCGGCTCCGCTCCGGGAGCCGCTGGCAGTCTGGCCTCCCTGGGCGCCACCCAAGTGGCCTTCCACGGAGACCACCAGGCCGGCATCACCACCCCGCTGCAGGCCAAGGGGCACCTCATCGCCTTCGATCTCACCGCCGGGGCGGGCCGCGCGGAGGCCGCCGCGCTGCTGCGGCGCTGGTCCGACACCGCCCGGCGGCTGATGGCGGGCGAGCCGGCCTCGTCATCCGACAGCGGGATCGCCCTGGACGCCGGTCCGTCCTCCCTCACCGTCACCTTCGGCTTCGGTCACTCCTTCTTCGAGCGCACCGGCCTCACCGCCCGCCGCCCCGCTGCTCTCGACCCGCTGCCGGACTTCTCCTCGGACCGGCTGGACGCCCAGCTGAGCAACGGTGATCTGTGGATCCAGATCGGCGCCAACGACGGCCTCGTCGCCTTCCATGCCCTGCGTGCCCTGCACAAGGACGCCGGGGAGGCCGCCCGCGTCCGCTGGCAGATGAACGGCTTCAACCGGTCTCCAGGCGCCACCAGCAGCCCGATGACCGCCCGCAACCTGATGGGCCAGATCGACGGCACCGGCAACCCGAAGCCGGCGGAGCCCGACTTCGACAAGCGGATCTTCGTTCCCGGCTCGGGCCCCGGCCCCGCCGAGCACGCTTGGATGGCCGGGGGCTCGTACGCCGTCGTCCGGCGCATCCGCATGCTCCTCGACGACTGGGACAAGCAGTCCCTCGCCCAACAGGAGCAGGTCATCGGCCGCACGAAGGCCACCGGCGCCCCTCTTACCGGTGGCAGCGAGACCACCGAAATGGCGCTCGACAAGCTCGGCGCCGATGGGAAGCCCGTGATCCCGGCCAACGCCCACGCCCGGATCTCCGCCCCCGAACAGAACGGCGGGGCCGCCATGCTACGGCGTCCCTTCTCCTTCTACGACGGAATCGGCCCGGACGGCGCCCCCGACGCGGGGCTCCTCTTCGTCTGCTGGCAGGCTGATCCGCTGCGCGGATTCGTGCCCGTACAGCGCAAGCTCGACCGCGGCGACGCGCTGTCGACGTTCATCCGGCACGAGTCCAGCGGGCTGTACGCGGTTCCGCCCGGCCCCCGCAGCGGAGAGTACGTGGGGCAGCGGCTGCTCGAAGGATGA
- a CDS encoding copper resistance CopC/CopD family protein translates to MTATAPAPSTARATALLPRLALVLAALLATLFTAASPAAAHAALTASDPKDGAVVATAPAQVTLSFSEQVAMGDDSIRVLDPQGKRVDTGELRDMCSGNTIRYGTALHSGLPNGTYTVAWQAVSADSHPISGAFTFSIGAPSATDVTLPTAQAGGGPVGIAYGVARYAAYAGFTVLVGGAAFILLCWRRGAAERPLQKLVVRAWVTLTTATLVMLVLRTPYTGSGNFSDVFDLDGLRAVLQTKTGASLVSRLLLLGAAALFVAVLFGVYARRVAGLGPAEADRAEGAEGETDGADEAGNPDDTSDLTFGLAIGGAVVSGGIAATWALSEHASTGIQPGIAMPADILHLMAVATWLGGLAALFVALHKVPEIERAAVRRFSRVAFVSVLVLAVTGVYQSWRQLGSWSALTGTEYGQLLLLKIGLVAVLLGIAYVSRTWTARLADAPADATTAVAAVAAVGQTSEDVSRETATGAASEGTGVPRETKPVPVPVPADPERAAQLARQRAARESALEKRVRDADPDRAGLRRSVLAEAAIAVILLAVTTVLTSTEPGRTVEQETGRGSTATAVPDRAVKITLPFDTGGPNGKGSVRLELDPGRVGANTLHLWADSADGAPFDLPEVKIAFTLPAKDIGPLPLVPEQATPGHWTASGVQLPLSGEWRIDVTVRTSDIDQTTVQKTVKIG, encoded by the coding sequence ATGACGGCCACCGCCCCCGCCCCCTCCACGGCTCGCGCCACGGCATTGCTGCCGCGGCTCGCGCTGGTCCTCGCAGCCCTGCTGGCAACCCTGTTCACCGCGGCCTCACCGGCCGCGGCGCACGCCGCACTCACCGCGAGCGACCCCAAGGACGGGGCGGTGGTCGCCACGGCGCCCGCCCAGGTCACGCTCTCCTTCTCGGAGCAGGTCGCCATGGGCGACGACTCCATCCGCGTGCTCGACCCCCAGGGCAAGCGCGTGGACACCGGTGAACTACGCGACATGTGCAGCGGGAACACCATCCGCTACGGCACCGCACTGCACTCCGGGCTGCCGAACGGCACCTACACCGTCGCCTGGCAGGCCGTCTCGGCCGACAGCCATCCGATCTCCGGTGCCTTCACCTTCTCCATCGGCGCGCCCTCGGCCACCGATGTCACCCTGCCCACCGCACAGGCGGGCGGCGGGCCCGTCGGCATCGCGTACGGGGTCGCCCGCTACGCCGCCTACGCCGGGTTCACCGTCCTCGTGGGCGGTGCCGCGTTCATCCTGCTGTGCTGGCGCAGGGGGGCCGCCGAACGGCCGCTCCAGAAACTCGTAGTGCGCGCCTGGGTCACCCTGACCACCGCCACCCTCGTCATGCTGGTGCTACGGACCCCCTACACGGGGTCCGGCAACTTCTCCGATGTTTTCGATCTCGACGGGCTCCGGGCCGTCCTGCAGACCAAGACCGGGGCCTCGCTCGTCTCCAGGCTGCTCCTGCTGGGCGCGGCCGCCCTCTTCGTCGCGGTCCTCTTCGGCGTCTACGCGCGCCGCGTGGCGGGCCTCGGACCCGCTGAGGCCGACCGGGCCGAGGGAGCCGAGGGGGAGACCGACGGTGCCGATGAGGCCGGGAACCCGGACGACACCAGCGATCTCACCTTCGGGCTGGCCATCGGCGGCGCCGTCGTGTCCGGCGGTATCGCCGCCACCTGGGCCCTCTCGGAGCACGCCTCCACCGGGATCCAGCCCGGTATCGCCATGCCCGCCGACATCCTGCACCTGATGGCCGTCGCCACCTGGCTGGGCGGACTCGCCGCGCTGTTCGTCGCCCTCCACAAGGTCCCCGAGATCGAGCGCGCAGCCGTCCGCCGCTTCTCCCGAGTCGCCTTCGTCAGTGTCCTGGTGCTCGCCGTCACCGGCGTCTACCAGTCCTGGCGCCAGCTCGGCAGCTGGTCCGCCCTCACCGGCACCGAATACGGGCAGCTGCTGCTCCTGAAGATCGGCCTGGTCGCGGTGCTCCTCGGCATCGCCTACGTGTCCCGCACGTGGACCGCGCGGCTCGCCGATGCTCCCGCGGATGCCACGACCGCCGTCGCCGCCGTCGCCGCCGTAGGCCAGACCTCGGAGGATGTTTCACGTGAAACGGCCACCGGCGCCGCCTCGGAAGGCACCGGTGTTCCACGTGAAACAAAGCCCGTTCCCGTTCCTGTCCCCGCCGACCCGGAGCGTGCCGCCCAGCTCGCCCGGCAGCGTGCCGCACGCGAGAGCGCGCTGGAGAAGCGGGTGCGCGACGCCGACCCGGACCGCGCCGGCCTGCGCCGCTCGGTCCTCGCCGAGGCGGCCATCGCCGTGATCCTGCTCGCCGTCACCACCGTGCTCACCAGCACCGAGCCCGGGCGGACCGTGGAGCAGGAGACGGGCCGCGGTTCCACCGCCACAGCGGTCCCCGACCGGGCAGTCAAGATCACCTTGCCCTTCGACACCGGCGGTCCGAACGGCAAGGGCTCCGTCCGGCTCGAACTCGACCCGGGACGGGTCGGGGCGAACACCTTGCACCTCTGGGCCGACTCCGCTGACGGCGCCCCCTTCGACCTCCCCGAGGTCAAGATCGCCTTCACCCTTCCCGCCAAGGACATCGGCCCCCTGCCGCTCGTACCCGAGCAGGCGACCCCCGGACACTGGACCGCTTCCGGTGTCCAGCTGCCGCTCTCCGGTGAATGGCGCATCGACGTGACCGTCCGTACCTCCGACATCGACCAGACCACCGTCCAGAAGACCGTGAAGATCGGCTGA
- a CDS encoding copper chaperone PCu(A)C, with protein MNARTTRTLAAALSLTAVLAISGCSGKAEPQLVVTGAFMPQPVNDKMAGGFMVIGNPTENPDKLIGATSPLSDDLQIHETKDQKMQQVQSMDVPADGELRLERGGNHIMFMGLKSTPKVGDKVAVELRFEKAGSVKVELDVKDRTYNAQAPTSTAGHGH; from the coding sequence GTGAACGCCCGCACCACCCGCACCCTCGCCGCCGCCCTCTCCCTGACGGCAGTGCTCGCCATATCCGGCTGCTCCGGCAAAGCCGAACCGCAGCTGGTCGTCACGGGCGCCTTCATGCCGCAGCCCGTGAACGACAAGATGGCCGGCGGGTTCATGGTCATCGGCAACCCCACCGAAAACCCCGACAAGCTCATCGGCGCCACCTCTCCGCTCTCCGACGATCTCCAGATCCACGAGACCAAGGACCAGAAGATGCAGCAGGTCCAGTCAATGGACGTGCCGGCGGACGGTGAGCTCCGGTTGGAGCGCGGCGGCAACCACATCATGTTCATGGGGCTCAAGAGCACTCCCAAGGTCGGCGACAAGGTCGCCGTCGAGCTCCGCTTCGAGAAGGCCGGCTCTGTCAAGGTCGAGCTGGACGTGAAGGACCGGACGTACAACGCGCAGGCTCCGACATCCACGGCCGGCCACGGCCACTGA
- a CDS encoding SCO family protein yields MRTTRVTVAALLAAAALTLTACGGEPAKTGGVTQISGGQSNAKAATLLDRPFTKPELVLTDTTGNPWNLREQTKGKPTLIYFGYTNCPDVCPLTMSNIAVAKKALPKADQDNLQVVFVTTDPERDTPESLSAWLKSQDPSFIGLTGNFATIQAAARTLGIGIEAASTGADGKVVSMHGAQVIAFSPKTDEGYVLYGESATVDDYTKDLPKLIKGENP; encoded by the coding sequence ATGCGCACCACACGTGTGACGGTCGCCGCGCTGCTCGCGGCGGCCGCACTCACCCTCACCGCCTGCGGCGGTGAGCCCGCCAAGACCGGCGGAGTCACCCAGATCTCCGGCGGTCAGAGCAACGCCAAGGCCGCGACCCTTCTGGATCGCCCCTTCACCAAGCCGGAGCTCGTCCTCACGGACACCACCGGCAACCCGTGGAACCTGCGCGAGCAGACCAAGGGCAAGCCGACCCTCATCTACTTCGGCTACACCAACTGCCCCGACGTGTGCCCGCTGACGATGAGCAACATCGCCGTCGCCAAGAAGGCGCTCCCCAAGGCCGACCAGGACAACCTCCAGGTCGTCTTCGTCACCACCGACCCTGAGAGGGACACTCCCGAGTCCCTCAGCGCGTGGCTCAAGTCGCAGGACCCGTCCTTCATCGGACTCACCGGGAACTTCGCGACCATCCAGGCCGCCGCACGCACGCTCGGCATCGGTATCGAGGCCGCCTCGACGGGAGCCGACGGCAAGGTCGTCTCCATGCACGGCGCCCAGGTCATCGCGTTCTCGCCCAAGACCGACGAGGGCTACGTCCTCTACGGCGAGAGCGCCACCGTCGATGACTACACCAAGGACCTGCCGAAGCTCATCAAGGGGGAGAACCCGTGA
- a CDS encoding YcnI family copper-binding membrane protein: protein MKTSRVSIAAAIAAGSVLVLSGPAFAHVGVQPAGEAAKGGYATINFKVPNERDNASTTQLEVNFPVDQPLSSVMPQDVPGWTVKVETSDLATPLTVHGKQITKAVTKVTWSGGKIEPGKFQQFPLSVGKLPENADQMVFKSIQTYDNGEVVRWIEEAKEGAAEPQNPAPVLKLTAPKGDDHHGGGAKADEPKNADKDAEHGHDKAAAEHGSDTTARVLGVAGIVVGLGGVAFGIASRRRSA from the coding sequence ATGAAGACCTCTCGCGTCTCCATCGCCGCCGCCATCGCCGCCGGTTCCGTTCTCGTCCTCTCCGGCCCTGCCTTCGCCCACGTCGGCGTGCAGCCCGCCGGCGAGGCGGCCAAGGGCGGCTACGCGACGATCAACTTCAAGGTCCCCAACGAGCGGGACAACGCTTCGACCACCCAGCTGGAGGTCAACTTCCCGGTCGACCAGCCGCTCAGCTCCGTGATGCCGCAGGACGTTCCCGGCTGGACCGTGAAGGTCGAGACCAGTGACCTCGCCACGCCGCTGACCGTGCACGGAAAGCAGATCACCAAGGCCGTGACCAAGGTGACCTGGTCCGGCGGCAAGATCGAGCCCGGGAAGTTCCAGCAGTTCCCGCTCTCCGTGGGCAAGCTGCCCGAGAACGCCGACCAGATGGTCTTCAAGTCCATCCAGACGTACGACAACGGCGAGGTCGTCCGTTGGATCGAGGAGGCCAAGGAAGGCGCCGCGGAGCCGCAGAACCCCGCGCCCGTCCTGAAGCTGACCGCCCCCAAGGGCGATGACCACCACGGCGGCGGCGCGAAGGCCGACGAGCCGAAGAACGCCGACAAGGACGCCGAGCACGGCCACGACAAGGCCGCCGCAGAACACGGCTCCGACACCACCGCGCGCGTCCTCGGCGTCGCCGGCATCGTCGTCGGACTCGGCGGTGTCGCCTTCGGCATCGCCTCGCGCCGCCGCTCCGCCTGA
- a CDS encoding ATP-binding protein: MSIWWSLHLRREAASVPLARRLLLGTMETAGVDPDISFDLSVALGEACANAVEHGGGGEIPDDGEAYHVAAYLDGDCCRIEVTDSGPGFPPATVARRRPSLAEHGRGLHLITELADHVRFRNRPGRGAVVSFDKILKWRDDTLLKVS; the protein is encoded by the coding sequence ATGAGCATCTGGTGGTCTCTCCACTTGAGGCGCGAAGCCGCGAGCGTGCCGCTCGCCAGGCGATTGCTGCTGGGGACGATGGAGACCGCGGGGGTGGACCCGGACATCTCCTTCGATCTCTCGGTGGCGCTGGGCGAGGCGTGTGCGAACGCGGTGGAGCACGGCGGGGGCGGCGAAATCCCGGACGATGGCGAGGCGTACCACGTCGCGGCCTATCTGGACGGGGACTGCTGCCGCATCGAGGTGACCGATTCCGGTCCGGGGTTCCCGCCCGCGACGGTGGCCCGCCGCAGACCCTCTCTGGCCGAACACGGCCGGGGCCTGCACTTGATCACCGAACTCGCCGATCACGTCCGCTTCCGCAACCGGCCGGGCCGCGGCGCGGTGGTGAGTTTCGACAAGATCCTCAAGTGGCGCGACGACACGCTGCTGAAGGTGTCGTAG
- a CDS encoding aminopeptidase P family protein translates to MADELTPETPEEEQPKKTHKQRKNGLYPGVSDELAENMRSGWADTELHGLEPIAQAAHTLARRDALSRRFPGERLVIPAGRLKTRSNDTEYPFRASTEYAYLTGDQTENGVLVLEPTGPAGHTATVYLLPRSDRENGEFWLSGQGELWVGRRHSLAEAEQLLGIPAQDVRKLAEALTEAEGPVRAVRGHDAVIESALTDKVTKERDEELRVYLSEARAVKDAFEIGELQKAVDSTVRGFEDVVKVLDKAEATSERYIEGTFFLRARVEGNDVGYGSICAAGPHACTLHWVRNDGDVRSGDLLLLDAGVETHSLYTADVTRTLPINGAYTDIQRKIYDAVYESQEAGIAAVKPGAKFRDFHDASQHVLAEKLVEWGLLEGPVERVLELGLQRRWTLHGTGHMLGMDVHDCAAARTEAYVEGTLEPGMCLTVEPGLYFQADDLTVPEEYRGIGVRIEDDILVTEDGNRNLSAGLPRASADVEAWMARLKG, encoded by the coding sequence GTGGCTGACGAGCTCACCCCGGAGACCCCGGAAGAAGAGCAGCCCAAGAAGACGCACAAGCAGCGCAAGAACGGTCTGTACCCGGGCGTCAGCGACGAACTCGCCGAGAACATGCGCAGCGGCTGGGCCGACACCGAGCTGCACGGGCTGGAGCCCATCGCCCAGGCCGCGCACACCCTCGCCCGCCGCGACGCGCTGTCCCGGCGCTTCCCGGGCGAGCGCCTCGTCATCCCCGCGGGCCGCCTGAAGACCCGCTCGAACGACACCGAGTACCCCTTCCGGGCCTCGACCGAGTACGCGTACCTCACCGGCGACCAGACCGAGAACGGCGTCCTGGTCCTGGAACCCACCGGGCCGGCCGGTCACACCGCGACCGTCTACCTGCTGCCGCGCTCCGACCGGGAGAACGGCGAGTTCTGGCTGTCCGGCCAGGGCGAGCTGTGGGTCGGCCGCCGGCACTCCCTCGCCGAGGCCGAGCAGCTCCTGGGCATCCCCGCGCAGGACGTCCGCAAGCTCGCCGAGGCCCTCACCGAGGCCGAGGGCCCGGTCCGCGCCGTGCGCGGCCACGACGCGGTGATCGAGTCCGCCCTCACCGACAAGGTGACCAAGGAACGCGACGAGGAACTGCGCGTCTACCTCTCCGAGGCCCGCGCCGTGAAGGACGCGTTCGAGATCGGCGAACTGCAGAAGGCCGTCGACTCCACCGTCCGTGGCTTCGAGGACGTCGTGAAGGTCCTGGACAAGGCCGAGGCCACGTCCGAGCGCTACATCGAGGGCACCTTCTTCCTGCGCGCCCGGGTCGAGGGCAACGACGTCGGCTACGGCTCCATCTGCGCCGCCGGCCCGCACGCCTGCACGCTGCACTGGGTCCGTAACGACGGCGACGTCCGCTCCGGTGACCTGCTGCTGCTCGACGCCGGTGTGGAGACCCACTCCCTCTACACCGCCGACGTCACTCGGACGCTGCCGATCAACGGCGCGTACACCGACATCCAGCGCAAGATCTACGACGCGGTCTACGAGTCCCAGGAAGCCGGCATCGCCGCGGTGAAGCCGGGTGCGAAGTTCCGCGACTTCCACGACGCCTCCCAGCACGTGCTGGCCGAGAAGCTCGTCGAGTGGGGCCTGCTGGAGGGTCCGGTCGAGCGCGTCCTGGAGCTGGGCCTGCAGCGCCGCTGGACCCTGCACGGCACCGGCCACATGCTCGGCATGGACGTCCACGACTGCGCCGCCGCGCGCACCGAGGCGTACGTCGAAGGCACACTGGAACCGGGCATGTGCCTGACCGTGGAGCCGGGTCTCTACTTCCAGGCCGACGACCTGACCGTGCCCGAGGAGTACCGCGGCATCGGCGTCCGGATCGAGGACGACATCCTCGTCACGGAGGACGGCAACCGGAACCTGTCGGCCGGGCTGCCCCGCGCCTCGGCCGACGTCGAGGCCTGGATGGCGCGCCTGAAGGGCTGA